The DNA region AAGAGGAGCGCTTCCTGGCCGGTGAACGAGAGGACCGCCGCGTCGCGCAGGACGTCGATCAGGGAAAGGTACAGGAACTTGAGATCCGCTCCGCGGGAGAGCAGGGAGGCGAACCGGGTCAAGGCCGGCCCGGCGCCCTCCAGGACGGCGGCGGAAACGAGGTCGATCGCCGCCTCGACCCCGACCAGGCCGAGCATCCCCTCGACCAGCGCCGCGGTGACGTTCCCGCCGCCGGAAACCGCCGCCTGCTCGAAGAGGGATTGCCCGTCGCGCATCGATCCGAAGGCGTACCGCGCCATGAGGGCGAGGGCGTCCTCCTCGGCGGAGATCCCTTCCGCGCGCGCCATCTCCGACAGCCGCCCCCGCACTTCGGCGTCGGTCAGCATGCGGAAATCGAACCGCTGCACGCGGGAGAGGATCGTGTCGGGGATGCGGTTGGGCTCCGTGGTGGCGAGGATGAACACCACGTGGGGAGGCGGCTCCTCGAGCGTCTTCAACAGCCCGTTGAAGGCCTGCTTCGACAGCATGTGGACTTCATCGATGATGTAGACCTTGTACCGCAGGCGGGAGGGGGCGTAGGAGGCGTTCTCGCGCAGGCTCCGGATGTCGTCGATCCCGGTGTTGGAGGCCCCGTCGATCTCCTGGACGTCGGTTCCGGAGCCGACCTCGACGCACGAGGGGCAGGTCAGGCACGGCGCGGGGGTGGGCCCCTTTTCGCAATTGAGGGCACGGGCGAGGATCCGGGCGAAGGTGGTCTTGCCGACGCCGCGGGTGCCGGAAAACAGGTACGCGTGGTGGATCTTCCCCGTGGTGATGGCGTTGGCGAGGGCGCGGGTGACGTGCCCCTGGCCGACGATCTCGTCGAACGTCTTCGGGCGCCACTTCCTGGCGAGCGCCTCGTAGGCCATCGATTGCATGCCCCTTCTACCGGGCTGATCCCAGTGACCGTTAGGAGAGCAGGATTCCGGGTTCGCGGGTCCGCCGGCGGCCAGGTGAACCGCCGGCACACGGAGATGTGCGGCTGCCGCTGCTTCCTTCCGGACCTGACGGGGTTCGCCGACTTCCGTTGCGGCGGGCCTGGCCGCCGGCGCACCCGCAAGGTGCCGCCGGCCGGTCGATTGCGTGACGCTAAGAGGGGTATCATACGGGAACCGGGGGGGATTTTCAAGGACCGATCCGGGTCCGAGGCGCGGCGGAGCGTCACCCGCAGGCGACGACCCGCACTTCAACGTCCCGCATCGGGTAATGCTTCCCGTTTCCCGTCGCGAGGACTGTCCTGTGGAGGAAGGCGGTAGCCGCGATGAGGCAATCATCCAGCTCGAGGGTCTGACTCCGGATCGTTCCCTTGTAGTATCCGGCCTTTTCGGCAATTTCCCGGGTCACGTCGAGAACCTCGAGATTGTCGATCAGCGCCCGCGTTTTTTCCTCCTCGCCGGGTCGGATGCCCGCGAAGATCTCGGCCACCGTGATCGAGGAACAGAGGATCCGCGACTGATCCAGCAACGAGGAGAGGAAATTCTTCGCTTCCCGACGCCCCCGCAGGAAATGGATCAGGATGTCCGTGTCGACGAGGGTATTCCTTGTCATCGCTTTCCCAAGCGGGTCGATCGACGCATCCGCCGGATGTAAGAATCGGTCCCTCTCGTCAGATCGGGATGATCCTCCGCCTTCCATGCCCCGAAGCTCTCATCGATCGCCTTGGCCAGGCGCAACCGCATCAACTCCTTCCGCAGGGCTTCGGTGACGAACCGGCTCTGCCTGCGGGGGGAGACGGTTCGTTTCAACTCTTCGAGCAGATCCTCGGGGAGAAGAAAATTGGCCTGTTTCGTCGCGGTTCCCATGGTGACCTCCGGGGCAATAGGTATAGACAATTATATAGGATATAGACTAGGGAAAGTCAACCGGCCAGAACCAAGGCAAGGCAAACAGAAAATCAACGTCAACAACCAAGACAAGGCAAACCGCCAAGCAAGGTCAACAACAATCAAGCGGAGGGGGTGGGATTCGACCGCCTGACCTCGACAACCCAGGTCACGGTCGATCTCTAATCTTGAGAGGGGGGGGTGGGATTCGACCGCCTGAGGCTCCGGCGACGACGCCTGCGCCCTTTGCGGCCGGCTCGCCCGCCTGACGCGCTCCGGTACGTCGCGCTTTTCCTCCTGTTCGTCGGCGGCGGGCTCGCGTTCGAATCCCACCCACGACGCCAATTTTTGCCCGGGGGCAAAAATTGGCGGAGGGGGTGGGATTCGAACCCACGTGGCGGCTCGCACCGCCAAGTCGATTTCGAGTCGACCCCGTTACGGCCACTTCGGTACCCCTCCGCGGGGGAAGGCGGTATTATATCGGGCGGAGGGCGCCCATTCAACCTTGACCGCAATTCCGGGCATCTGGCAGAACGTGATCCTGGCGCTGGACATCGCCGGATACGTCTTCGCGTTCTTCCTGATCCCCCGCATCATCCTCGAGCGGCGCCACCCGTCGGCGACCCTGGCATGGATGCTCGCCATCGCCCTCCTGCCGCTGATCGGCATCCCCCTTTACTTCCTGATCGGCGTCCGCCGGATCCGCCGGAACATCCGGGCCAAGATCGCGGCCGTCGCTCCCGTCGCCTCTCCCCTGTCCCACCGGCTGCGATCCGAGGAACTTCCTTCCTCCCTCGGGGAGCGGTGCAGCCGGGTCCTGATCGCGGCGGAGGCGCCCCCTCCCTCGGAAGGGAACCGCATCACGTTCCTTCGAGGGGGGGACGAGGCGTACGATGCCGTCCTTACGACGATCGGATCCGCCCGCGACCATCTGCACGCCCAGTTCTTCATCCTCGACGTCGACCCGGTCGGGCGAAGGTTCATCCAGGCTCTCGCCGCGCGGGCGCGGGAAGGAATACGGGTCCGCGTGCTGCTCGACGCCGTGGGGTCGTGGCGGGCGTTGCGAAGAACCGTGCGGCCGTTGCGGGAGGCGGGCGGGGAGGTGGCGGCCTTCATGCCGGCGTTTCCCCTCCACCGCCGGTGGTCGTCCCATTTGCGGAACCACCGGAAACTCCTGATCGCCGACGGGAGGAAGGCGTTCACCGGGGGGATGAACATCGGGAAGAGATACATGGGGCCGAAAACGGCGAAGGGGCAATGGAGGGACATCGCCGCGCTGATCGAGGGACCGGCCCTCGCCGACCTGCAGACGCTGTTCCTCGACGACTGGGCGTTCGCTACCGAGGAGACGCTCCCCGCGGGGGATCTTTTCCCCCCGCCGGTCCGGTTCGAGCGGGATCTTTTTCCCCCGTGCGCCCTCCAGGTCGTCGCCTCGGGACCCGACCGGATCACGCGTCCCATCTATGAAGGGGTCTTCGCGGCATTCACGGCGGCACAGCGACGGATCTGGATCGAGACACCGTACTTCGTGCCGGACGACGGCATCGGCGCGGCCCTTCGCAATGCCGCCTTGCGCGGGGTGGACGTCCGCCTGATCGTACCGGGGACATCCGACCTGCTGATCGTGACGCTGGCCGGGAGGTCGTACTTCGACGAGATGATGGCGGCGGGGGTGCGGATCCATTTTTACCGTCCGGCGAACCTGCACGCCAAGGTGCTGGTCGTCGACGACGACGTCGGCGTGATCGGCTCGCCCAACGTCGACATGCGGAGCTTCTTCCTGAATTTCGAGCTCGGGGTGTTCCTGTACGGTCGCCCGCAGATCCAGGTGCTCGCGGAGGGATTCCTCGCCGACCTCGTCCGCTCGGAGCCGATCGACCCCGTCCGGTTCGCGCGTCGGTCGCGGCGCCTTCAGCTTCTCGAGGATACCTGCCGGATCTTCTCCCCGATGATCTGACCCTGCGCCGGTTCCCCGCCGTGTTCGCGATGGATGCCGGCTCCGCGCGGCTAGCCGCGCGGAGCGGAGCGGCGCGAGCGGAAGAAGGACGTGAGGAGGGCGGCGCACTCCTCGGCGAGTATGCCGGGCGTGATCGCGGCGCGGTGGTTGAGGCGCTTGTCCGAAGCGATCCGGTACAGGGTGGAAACGGCGCCCCCCTTCGGGTCCGGCGCGCCGTAGACGATCCCGGCCACCCGGGCTGCGACCGCCGCCCCCGCGCACATCGGGCACGGCTCGATCGTGACGACGAGCCGGCAACCGGTCAGCCGGTAGTTGCCGACCTTGCGGGCGGCGGCGCGCAAGGCGAGGATCTCCGCGTGGGCCGTGGGATCGTTCGAGGTGACGGGCCGGTTATGCGCGCGTGCGAGGATCTCCCCCTCCGGGGAGACGACGACCGCGCCGACAGGGACCTCGCCCGCGACGGCACCCTTTTCCGCTTCACGGATCGCGGCGCGCATCCACACCTCGTTCGAAGGCACCGGAGGTCGCGGGCTCCCCGCACGCCGAAGGGAATCAGTCACGGGGAGCGCGATCCCCGCCGACATGCCGATCCCCGGGGCGGGAGTACAGGAACCAGCGGAGGGATCTCCTCTCCTGGACGGAAAGCCCCCGGTAGAAGGGCCAGGAGAGCATCGCCTCTTCCCGCTCGCGGGGGACAAGGGACCGCCACTCCCAGATCTTCTGCCTTACCATGCGCTGCGCCGTGGGCGGAAGCGACCGCATCCGGTCGAAGAATTCCCTCACCACGCGCCGCTCCTCCGGCCCGGCGTCCTTCAACATCTCCCGGCGATCCCTCAGGTAGTTCCGCTGCTCCTCGGGGAGTTGACGCCATCGTTCGTTCCGCTCCAGGATCCGCTCCCGCTGCCCGGGGGGAAGTTCCTTCCATTGCCGGTATCGCTCCCGGATCCGCTCGCGCTCCTCGGGGGGCATCGCCCGCCACCGCTCCAGGCGCTCCCGGGGTACGTCGTTGACGCGCGGAAAATCCGGGATCCCCGCCTCGAACCCGCGCGCAAGGACGGTCCCTTGCAGCAGGAGAAGAAGGCCGAGCGCCGCCGGAAGGATCCCTCCCGCGGCATGGCGGGAAGACCGGGTCATGCGCCGCTCCTTCGGCCCCGGGGAGGTTTCGGGGGCTCCGTGGAACCTCCCGGAGCAAGAAGATCCATTTCGTCAGAGTCGCCGTTCGCATCGAGAGCCGCCGGGTCCTCGAGAATGTCGAGCAGGGCGATCATCTCCCGGTCCTCGTTGGAGAGGACCCCGTTCTTTTCCTGCGCGGCCGGCGGGGGCACCGCGGGCCGCACGGCCGGTCCGGGAACGGGCGGGGCGGGAGCGGAAGTCCCGACCCGGGACGTGACGGAACCTTGCGGAACGGGAGTCCGGATCGCCTCCCGCGAGGTGAGGAGGAACAACCCCAATCCGGCAGCCGCGGCCAGCGGGACGGCCGCCCATCGCCAGGAAGGGGAGAAACCCTTTTTCCGGGCCGGGAGCGCGCCTTCCGCATCGAGACGGGCGAAGACCGCCTTGCGGAATCCGTCCGGTACCGTTCCCCGGACCTGGCAGACACCGGCCCCCACGGCCCGCATCTGGCGCTCCAGCACCCGGCACGGCTCGCAGGAAGCGAGGTGCTCGCGTACCCTTGCCGCCTCCTCGGGCGACGCCTCGCCGTCCACGCAGGCGCTGATCGTTTCGCGGATGTCACGGCATCCCATCGTCATCCTCCATCCTTTCCCTGTAAACCCCTGGAAGGCGGGAAAGGTTTCATCATGAAATATCCTTCGACAAGCGGGAGAGGAGCATCTCCCGGGCCCGGAAGATCCGCGTCTTGACCGCCTGCGCCGTGACCCCGAGGACCTGCGCGACCTCCTCGTAGGAGAGCCCGTCCCCCCGGTTGAGGACGAAGGCGGCGCGGTGCCCCTCCGGGAGCTCCGCGAGGGCGGTCCGGAAACGTTCCGTTAGCTGCGCCTCCCAGACGACCTGTTCGGGGTTCCGATCGTCAGGCCCCGGCAGCTGCACCGGATAGACGCCGTCCTCCCCCTCCCCTTCCGAAAGGATCGGGACTTTTTCCCCGTCCTCTTTCGCGTCCCGCAGGTAATTGAGCGTGGTGCGGCGGGCGACGGTGTACATCCATGTGGTGAATTTCGCGGTGGGGTGATATGTGGGCGCGGCGCGGGCGATCCGCAGGAAGATCTCCTGGGCCGCCTCCTCCGCGGCGGAGGGGTCCCGCGTCATCCGCCAGGCGAACCGGACCACGGCTCCGTGATGACGGGTGAAAAGCTCCTCGAACGCCTCCCGGCTCCCCTCCCGGAAGAGAAGCATCAACTCCTCGTCGGTCCGCATTGCCCCCCGTTCTTCCTACAGTGGGGGTACCCCGGCGGCGCGAAGCCCGTATCGGGGCGCCCCCCGTTCTTCCTAAACCTTCCGCTCAGGTGCAGGCTCCTTCATCAAGATGCATCCATTATGCACTACGGCGGGGGCGTCGGCTCCGGCGGAGGGTACGACAGCGTCACCGGGCCCGACATCTTCCCCCAGTACCCGTACCCGGGGGCGAGGTATTTCATCGTCGAGGGACCCGGCATCGAAGGCAGGTACAGCTTGTTGCCCCCTCCGTCGAACGAGACCATGCGATCGTAGGAACTCCCCAGGCTCCCCCACATTTCGCCCAGCGTCGACAACGGCACCGGCGAAGCGTCCACAGGCACCAACTCCCACGACGCGTCGTACGTGGAGGCGTGGTACACACGCACCGTGTCCCAGTACCCCAGCAGCGTCCATCCCGCCGAAAGGGAAAGCGTCTCCGACAGCGTCGCACGACTCCCGAGCACCGTCATCCACGACAGCGGGGTCGATCCCGCCTTCATCCTCACCCAGTATCCGTACCCCGGAGCGAGGTACGCAAGCGTCGAGGCCGGGATCGACGACATCCACAGCTTGTTGCCCTTCCCGTCGTTTCCCACCACGCGATCGACCTTCCCTTCGATCGACTTCAGGGGGAAGGCGTCCCCAAGGGCGGCCACGTTGTCCCACGCAACCCCGGATATCTGCGACCCCGCGACCGGAGGGCCGGGAGGAGAAGCACCCCGGTAATATCCCGACAGGATCCCGTAGGAAATCAGGTTCCACGCCCCCATTCGCAGGGGGATCCGCTGCCCCTCCCGAAAATCGAGGTCCGCCGGGAGAGAATCTCCGTCGGAAGTCCACAAGAACGCCGCAGGAAGGCCGGCCGGGGTCGTGTACGCCGTGTACTCCTTGTTCTCGGCGGACCGCCACAGGACGAGGCAGAGTTCCTCGCCGGGAGCCGCCCCTTCCACGACCGCCGTCGTGCCCGGGTCGTCCCCGTAGACGGAAATATTGTCCAACGCTCCCCCGGCGCCGACGATCCCGTGGGCGATCGCCACCTTCTCCCATCGATTTCCCCCGGAAGGTTTCGGGTGGACGGACCACACGGCGATCTCGTCGCCCTCCGAGAGGGCGGCTCCATTGACCGTGGGACTGCCCGTGAGCAGGACGCGATACGGGGTCGGGACCGGGTCGGGGAACACCCTCCCCGAACCGCTCACGCCGACCGGAACCGTCGGGGAATCCGGATCGTTGGACGGGATGTCGAAATGGTCCGAATACTCTCCAATGGCGGCGGGAGAGAACCGGACCGCGATGGCGCAGCTCGCCGTGGGGGGAAGGGTCCGGCCCGAGCAGTTGTCGCTCCCGATTCCGAAGGGAGCGGCCAGAGGGTCCACGCCTCCCACCGTGCCGACGACCAGGTTCGCCCTCCCGATGTTGACGACCGTGACGGTCTGTTCGGAGACCGTGTCCCGCACCACGGCGCCGAACCGGACCCCGTTGTCGTCCGCCGGCGGGACGGAGTCGGTAACCCGGATATCGGGCACCGCCCCGAAGCCGCTCAAGGAGACGGCCGCATTCGGCGTGTCGGGATCGTTGGAAGGGATGTCGAGCGTGTCGGTGAACGGACCACCCGCGAGGGGCCGGAACCGGACGACGACGGAGCAGCCTTCCGACGGGGAAAGGGCACGGCCCGAACAGTTGTCGCTCATCACCGTGAAGGGAATCGCCGGCGGATCCGTACCGCCGACGGCGCCTGCAAGGAGGATCGCGTTGTTCATGGCGGCGACGTTGGTCACGGTGACGGTGGCCGTCGCCTCGTTCCCCAATTCCACGTCCCCGAAGGGCACGCCGCGATCGTTCGCCGGCGGTATGGTGTCGG from bacterium includes:
- a CDS encoding anti-sigma factor, which encodes MTMGCRDIRETISACVDGEASPEEAARVREHLASCEPCRVLERQMRAVGAGVCQVRGTVPDGFRKAVFARLDAEGALPARKKGFSPSWRWAAVPLAAAAGLGLFLLTSREAIRTPVPQGSVTSRVGTSAPAPPVPGPAVRPAVPPPAAQEKNGVLSNEDREMIALLDILEDPAALDANGDSDEMDLLAPGGSTEPPKPPRGRRSGA
- the tadA gene encoding tRNA adenosine(34) deaminase TadA — protein: MSAGIALPVTDSLRRAGSPRPPVPSNEVWMRAAIREAEKGAVAGEVPVGAVVVSPEGEILARAHNRPVTSNDPTAHAEILALRAAARKVGNYRLTGCRLVVTIEPCPMCAGAAVAARVAGIVYGAPDPKGGAVSTLYRIASDKRLNHRAAITPGILAEECAALLTSFFRSRRSAPRG
- the dnaX gene encoding DNA polymerase III subunit gamma/tau, which encodes MAYEALARKWRPKTFDEIVGQGHVTRALANAITTGKIHHAYLFSGTRGVGKTTFARILARALNCEKGPTPAPCLTCPSCVEVGSGTDVQEIDGASNTGIDDIRSLRENASYAPSRLRYKVYIIDEVHMLSKQAFNGLLKTLEEPPPHVVFILATTEPNRIPDTILSRVQRFDFRMLTDAEVRGRLSEMARAEGISAEEDALALMARYAFGSMRDGQSLFEQAAVSGGGNVTAALVEGMLGLVGVEAAIDLVSAAVLEGAGPALTRFASLLSRGADLKFLYLSLIDVLRDAAVLSFTGQEALLFRHSPASLDRMRELTGQRPREEWMLLLDIAFRSERDVLATEFPHLGFELILLRLANARGLLSVEALEAGETPAARPTPPAATFSRRPTPAPKATDGLVPGQAGMPAGPVAPAAKDGPGKGDSGLWDAVRRILEGKKKTVLLGLLSQMRGELLEGEFVIACGHQMMLDRLKEKDKWEPLLAALEEAAGRVLPVRLSVSTEKKSPESDVVALGEAGLERRALGEPAVLEILQTFEGSTLVKVQPAPPDETIRNGAAADEDAGEPEIPDPAEEGGG
- a CDS encoding DUF3106 domain-containing protein, which encodes MTRSSRHAAGGILPAALGLLLLLQGTVLARGFEAGIPDFPRVNDVPRERLERWRAMPPEERERIRERYRQWKELPPGQRERILERNERWRQLPEEQRNYLRDRREMLKDAGPEERRVVREFFDRMRSLPPTAQRMVRQKIWEWRSLVPREREEAMLSWPFYRGLSVQERRSLRWFLYSRPGDRHVGGDRAPRD
- a CDS encoding sigma-70 family RNA polymerase sigma factor, which encodes MRTDEELMLLFREGSREAFEELFTRHHGAVVRFAWRMTRDPSAAEEAAQEIFLRIARAAPTYHPTAKFTTWMYTVARRTTLNYLRDAKEDGEKVPILSEGEGEDGVYPVQLPGPDDRNPEQVVWEAQLTERFRTALAELPEGHRAAFVLNRGDGLSYEEVAQVLGVTAQAVKTRIFRAREMLLSRLSKDIS
- a CDS encoding type II toxin-antitoxin system VapC family toxin, translating into MTRNTLVDTDILIHFLRGRREAKNFLSSLLDQSRILCSSITVAEIFAGIRPGEEEKTRALIDNLEVLDVTREIAEKAGYYKGTIRSQTLELDDCLIAATAFLHRTVLATGNGKHYPMRDVEVRVVACG
- the cls gene encoding cardiolipin synthase, translating into MTAIPGIWQNVILALDIAGYVFAFFLIPRIILERRHPSATLAWMLAIALLPLIGIPLYFLIGVRRIRRNIRAKIAAVAPVASPLSHRLRSEELPSSLGERCSRVLIAAEAPPPSEGNRITFLRGGDEAYDAVLTTIGSARDHLHAQFFILDVDPVGRRFIQALAARAREGIRVRVLLDAVGSWRALRRTVRPLREAGGEVAAFMPAFPLHRRWSSHLRNHRKLLIADGRKAFTGGMNIGKRYMGPKTAKGQWRDIAALIEGPALADLQTLFLDDWAFATEETLPAGDLFPPPVRFERDLFPPCALQVVASGPDRITRPIYEGVFAAFTAAQRRIWIETPYFVPDDGIGAALRNAALRGVDVRLIVPGTSDLLIVTLAGRSYFDEMMAAGVRIHFYRPANLHAKVLVVDDDVGVIGSPNVDMRSFFLNFELGVFLYGRPQIQVLAEGFLADLVRSEPIDPVRFARRSRRLQLLEDTCRIFSPMI